One stretch of Streptomyces sp. R21 DNA includes these proteins:
- a CDS encoding acetyl-CoA C-acetyltransferase codes for MSGTNSTTSVIVAGARTPMGRLLGSLKSFSGADLGGFAIKAALDRAGIGGDQVQYVIMGQVLQAGAGQIPARQAAVKGGIPMSVPALTINKVCLSGLDAIALADQLIRAGEFDIVVAGGQESMTNAPHLLPKSREGYKYGAVQMIDAMAYDGLTDSFEDIAMGESTEKHNTRLGIQRAPQDEFAALSHQRAAAAQKNGIYEAEITPVEIPQRKGEAVVFSKDEGIRAETTAESLGKLRPAFTKDGTITAGTSSQISDGAAAVVVMSKTKALELGLEWIAEIGAHGNVAGPDNSLQSQPSNAIQHALKKEGIGVEDLDLIEINEAFAAVAVQSMKDLGVSTDKVNVNGGAIALGHPIGMSGARLVLHLALELKRRGGGVGAAALCGGGGQGDALIVRVPKA; via the coding sequence ATGTCCGGTACGAACAGCACGACCTCCGTGATCGTCGCGGGTGCCCGCACCCCGATGGGACGGCTTCTCGGTTCCCTCAAGTCCTTCTCCGGAGCCGACCTCGGAGGCTTCGCGATCAAGGCCGCCCTCGACCGTGCGGGTATCGGTGGCGACCAGGTGCAGTACGTGATCATGGGCCAGGTGCTCCAGGCCGGGGCAGGGCAGATCCCGGCACGCCAGGCAGCGGTCAAGGGCGGCATCCCGATGAGCGTCCCGGCGCTCACCATCAACAAGGTGTGTCTGTCGGGGCTCGACGCGATCGCGCTCGCCGACCAGCTGATCCGCGCCGGCGAGTTCGACATCGTCGTGGCCGGCGGCCAGGAGTCCATGACCAACGCGCCCCACCTGCTGCCGAAGTCCCGCGAGGGATACAAGTACGGCGCGGTGCAGATGATCGACGCCATGGCCTACGACGGTCTCACCGACTCCTTCGAGGACATCGCCATGGGCGAGTCGACGGAGAAGCACAACACGCGCCTCGGCATCCAGCGCGCCCCGCAGGACGAGTTCGCCGCGCTCTCCCACCAGCGCGCGGCCGCCGCCCAGAAGAACGGCATCTACGAGGCCGAGATCACCCCCGTGGAGATCCCGCAGCGCAAGGGCGAAGCCGTCGTCTTCAGCAAGGACGAGGGCATCCGCGCCGAGACGACCGCCGAGTCCCTCGGCAAGCTGCGCCCCGCCTTCACCAAGGACGGCACGATCACCGCCGGCACCTCCTCGCAGATCTCCGACGGCGCCGCCGCCGTGGTCGTGATGAGCAAGACCAAGGCGCTGGAGCTCGGCCTCGAGTGGATCGCGGAGATCGGCGCCCACGGCAACGTGGCGGGCCCCGACAACTCGCTCCAGTCCCAGCCCTCCAACGCGATCCAGCACGCCCTGAAGAAGGAGGGCATCGGCGTCGAGGACCTCGACCTCATCGAGATCAACGAGGCCTTCGCCGCGGTCGCCGTGCAGTCAATGAAGGACCTCGGGGTGTCCACCGACAAGGTGAACGTCAACGGCGGAGCCATCGCCCTCGGCCACCCGATCGGTATGTCGGGCGCCCGGCTCGTGCTGCACCTCGCCCTCGAACTGAAGCGGCGCGGCGGCGGAGTGGGCGCGGCCGCGCTGTGCGGTGGCGGCGGGCAGGGTGACGCGCTCATCGTGCGGGTACCCAAGGCCTGA
- the mce gene encoding methylmalonyl-CoA epimerase, with protein sequence MLTRIDHIGIACFDLDKTVEFYRATYGFEVFHSEVNEEQGVREAMLKINETSDGGASYLQLLEPTREDSTVAKWLAKNGEGVHHIAFGTADVDADAADIKNKGVRVLYEEPRIGSMGSRITFLHPKDCHGVLTELVTSAPVESPEH encoded by the coding sequence ATGCTGACGCGAATCGACCACATTGGTATCGCCTGCTTCGACCTCGACAAGACCGTCGAGTTCTACCGGGCGACGTACGGCTTCGAGGTGTTCCACTCCGAGGTCAACGAGGAGCAGGGCGTCCGCGAGGCCATGCTCAAGATCAACGAGACGTCCGACGGCGGCGCCTCCTACCTCCAGCTCCTGGAGCCGACCCGCGAGGACTCCACCGTCGCGAAGTGGCTGGCCAAGAACGGGGAGGGGGTCCACCACATCGCCTTCGGCACGGCGGACGTGGACGCCGACGCCGCCGACATCAAGAACAAGGGCGTACGCGTCCTGTACGAGGAGCCGCGTATCGGGTCCATGGGCTCCCGTATCACCTTCCTTCACCCCAAGGATTGCCACGGCGTACTGACAGAACTGGTCACTTCGGCGCCTGTTGAGTCACCTGAGCACTGA